Genomic segment of Candidatus Binatia bacterium:
GGACCGTGATGGCGGCCTGCAGGTCGATGAACACGTCCGCCAGCGCCCATACGCCCACCGCGGTGGTCGGGCTGGTGAGTTCAATCTCGGGATGGTGGCCATGGTGTGCGGACAGCACCGTGGGGCGGTTCATGGCATCGATGAGAAACTGCACAATCTGATCGCGGCCTTGGAAGGAGTACTTGCCGCTGCTGTAGGCCGCGTTGGCGTCTTCGGTGAAGCACTCCTTCATCTCGTCCCAGCGCTTGGTGTCCAGGCAGCGGAAATACTTGTACTTGAGCCTCTTGATCGCTTCGATCTCCTGCAGATCGTACATGTTCTCAACCTCCGTTCCCGTGAATTGCAGTCACTTGCGCAGCGGCAGTTCCGCATGGCGGGCCTGAATCATGCGGCGGAAGCCGTCGTGCCAGTCGACGGCGGTTCGCCCCACCAGCTGGTGCATGCGCGTCATGTCCATTGTGAGGCTGCCGATGGTTTTGTCGGTGTCGACAAACTTGGGCTCCAATCCGGTCAGGTCTGCCATGTAGCCACACCAGTCCTCGACACTCACCGGTTCGCTGCCGCCCCAGTTGGTGATGGTTGCAGGCACCGCGGCGACCGCCAGCAACT
This window contains:
- a CDS encoding nuclear transport factor 2 family protein, translating into MYDLQEIEAIKRLKYKYFRCLDTKRWDEMKECFTEDANAAYSSGKYSFQGRDQIVQFLIDAMNRPTVLSAHHGHHPEIELTSPTTAVGVWALADVFIDLQAAITVRGAAYYRDDYVKVNGQWKIKTTGYERTFEEVENRGDIPSLQITENRFVK